A section of the Desulfofalx alkaliphila DSM 12257 genome encodes:
- a CDS encoding class I SAM-dependent methyltransferase — MIDNMGKPIVTTSLSYSHQVVESAKSIASQLGLSFVSRNGTSLTNMESGYNSTGILVVSKTKLSIYIKGEEFFFHPGMAKLRIKELVNGNTDLMIRAMDLRAGDMVLDCTLGLGSDAVVANYVAGPTGTVVGLESNPLMAYVVQEGIKHYKDGNPALIKAIRGIKVINVDHRNYLRKLPDKSFDVVYFDPMFRNPLKKSPGMAPLRKLANNDSISKETINQALRVAKKCVVMKETAKSEEFTRLGFKKIIGGKKSPIAYGVLLAGGEDL; from the coding sequence ATGATTGATAATATGGGTAAACCCATTGTAACCACTTCATTAAGTTACAGCCACCAAGTTGTTGAAAGCGCTAAATCTATAGCAAGTCAACTGGGCCTATCATTTGTGTCAAGGAACGGCACATCGCTGACTAATATGGAATCCGGATATAACAGCACTGGTATATTGGTGGTGTCAAAAACCAAATTAAGTATTTACATTAAGGGCGAAGAATTCTTTTTTCACCCTGGAATGGCAAAATTAAGAATTAAAGAGCTAGTAAATGGCAATACTGATCTAATGATTAGAGCTATGGATTTACGTGCCGGGGATATGGTATTGGACTGTACTTTGGGATTAGGTTCTGATGCGGTGGTGGCAAATTATGTTGCCGGACCAACCGGAACGGTGGTGGGGCTGGAGAGTAACCCTCTTATGGCTTATGTGGTACAAGAAGGAATAAAGCATTATAAAGACGGCAATCCGGCCCTTATTAAAGCTATTCGTGGTATTAAGGTTATTAATGTCGATCACCGCAACTACCTAAGGAAGTTGCCGGATAAATCATTTGATGTTGTCTATTTTGACCCCATGTTTCGCAATCCATTAAAGAAATCTCCGGGAATGGCACCCCTGCGCAAATTAGCTAATAATGATTCAATAAGTAAAGAGACAATAAATCAGGCCCTGAGGGTTGCAAAGAAATGTGTGGTCATGAAAGAAACTGCAAAAAGCGAAGAATTTACCAGATTGGGTTTTAAGAAGATCATTGGTGGCAAGAAATCACCTATTGCCTATGGAGTTTTGTTAGCAGGGGGTGAAGATTTATGA
- the miaA gene encoding tRNA (adenosine(37)-N6)-dimethylallyltransferase MiaA, whose product MKKPLLAVVGPTATGKTEVGVNLSQKIDGEVVSADSMLVYKGMDIGTAKPSMEERQGIPHHMIDVAVPTEDYSVARYQREARKVVAEIHNRNKIPVIVGGTGLYIRAVVDEYNFDVPGENREIRQSLLQQANEKGTQWLHRELSLVDPRAAERIHHKNVRRVIRALEVYKLTGKPFSSFQQAEYKSRPEYKVALFGLTMPREILYKRIEKRVDIMLEQGLVEEVQGLIKQGVKAHVTSMQGLGYKEIASYLAGELTLAQAVELIKRDTRRYAKRQLTWFKRDPRIIWFDMNKYNNIDLVADEIIKTWQEYNSTL is encoded by the coding sequence ATGAAAAAACCCTTGCTGGCGGTGGTGGGGCCTACGGCCACCGGAAAGACAGAGGTGGGCGTAAATTTATCACAGAAGATAGATGGGGAAGTGGTATCAGCTGATTCCATGCTAGTGTATAAAGGAATGGATATAGGTACTGCAAAACCTTCGATGGAAGAACGCCAGGGTATACCCCATCACATGATTGATGTGGCAGTACCAACTGAAGACTACAGCGTTGCCCGCTATCAGCGTGAAGCCCGTAAGGTTGTGGCAGAAATTCATAACAGAAATAAAATTCCTGTAATAGTAGGGGGAACAGGCTTATACATTCGTGCAGTGGTAGATGAATATAACTTTGATGTGCCGGGAGAAAACCGAGAAATACGTCAAAGCCTATTACAACAAGCTAATGAAAAGGGTACTCAATGGCTGCACAGAGAACTGTCACTGGTTGACCCCCGGGCGGCTGAACGTATACATCATAAAAATGTACGGAGGGTAATTAGGGCGCTGGAAGTCTATAAACTTACAGGTAAACCCTTCTCCAGTTTCCAACAAGCGGAATATAAAAGCAGACCCGAGTATAAAGTAGCTTTATTTGGCCTTACTATGCCTAGAGAAATACTTTATAAACGCATTGAAAAGCGTGTTGATATAATGCTGGAACAAGGGCTGGTTGAAGAAGTCCAGGGGCTAATAAAACAAGGTGTAAAGGCCCATGTTACCTCTATGCAGGGTTTAGGTTATAAAGAAATTGCTTCATATCTTGCAGGTGAGTTAACATTGGCCCAAGCGGTTGAACTGATTAAGAGAGATACTCGGCGTTATGCCAAACGACAATTGACCTGGTTTAAAAGGGACCCACGCATAATCTGGTTTGATATGAATAAATACAATAATATAGACCTAGTTGCAGATGAAATTATAAAAACTTGGCAGGAATATAATTCAACTTTGTAG
- the hfq gene encoding RNA chaperone Hfq has product MTKPQINLQDAFLNQVRKENIPITMFLINGFQLKGLVRGFDNFTVILESDGKQMMVYKHAISTVSPLRPVNTAFAENKNL; this is encoded by the coding sequence ATGACTAAACCCCAGATTAATTTGCAAGATGCTTTTTTAAATCAAGTTCGTAAAGAAAATATCCCCATCACCATGTTTCTTATAAATGGATTTCAACTTAAGGGGTTGGTTCGGGGGTTTGATAACTTTACGGTAATTTTGGAAAGTGATGGCAAGCAAATGATGGTTTACAAACATGCTATTTCTACAGTAAGCCCTTTAAGGCCTGTAAATACAGCATTTGCTGAAAACAAAAATCTATAA
- a CDS encoding AAA family ATPase — MVKINMWQNQGKKIEKKDNEWRRKQLGPIRPSGGDRQQAKNELGATSQDNVNKIIAELDSLVGLKSVKKLITELQAFIEIQKLRQKEKLAYEPMVLHMIFKGSPGTGKTTVARIIGKLFKEMGVLSKGHIIEVERADLVGEYIGHTAKRTRDEIKKALGGIMFIDEAYSLARGGEKDFGKEAIDAMVKAMEDNKDNLVLILAGYKHEIEAFLETNPGLRSRFPIHITFPDYSTQELMEIAEMMLKKRQYCLTDEARDQLRTLIKIRAQRHINSGNARMVRNLIERAMRLQAVRLVNAQLPKISKEELMTITAEDLINAYDDLTED, encoded by the coding sequence ATGGTTAAAATAAATATGTGGCAGAACCAAGGAAAGAAAATAGAAAAAAAAGATAATGAATGGCGCCGCAAACAACTGGGGCCTATACGGCCATCGGGAGGTGACCGACAACAGGCAAAAAATGAGCTAGGAGCAACCAGTCAGGATAATGTAAATAAAATAATAGCAGAGTTAGATAGTTTAGTTGGCTTAAAAAGTGTTAAGAAACTGATTACTGAATTACAGGCTTTTATAGAAATTCAAAAACTGCGTCAAAAAGAAAAGCTTGCCTATGAACCAATGGTTCTACATATGATTTTTAAAGGTAGTCCCGGCACCGGCAAAACTACCGTCGCCAGAATTATAGGTAAATTATTTAAGGAAATGGGTGTGCTAAGTAAAGGCCATATTATTGAAGTAGAGCGAGCGGATCTAGTTGGTGAATATATAGGACACACTGCCAAACGCACTAGGGATGAAATCAAAAAAGCATTGGGCGGAATAATGTTCATTGATGAAGCCTATTCATTGGCCAGGGGTGGGGAAAAGGATTTTGGCAAAGAAGCAATAGATGCCATGGTGAAGGCCATGGAAGATAACAAAGACAACCTGGTGTTGATTTTAGCCGGGTATAAACATGAAATTGAAGCTTTTTTGGAAACTAATCCGGGACTGCGTTCAAGATTCCCCATTCATATAACTTTTCCTGACTACAGCACCCAAGAATTAATGGAAATAGCAGAAATGATGCTAAAAAAACGTCAGTATTGTTTAACTGATGAGGCCAGGGATCAATTGAGAACTTTAATAAAAATCAGAGCACAGCGCCATATTAACAGCGGCAATGCCAGAATGGTCAGAAATCTAATTGAGCGTGCCATGAGGTTGCAGGCAGTGCGATTAGTAAATGCTCAACTGCCAAAGATTAGCAAAGAAGAACTGATGACCATTACCGCAGAAGATCTCATAAATGCCTATGATGACTTAACAGAGGACTAA
- a CDS encoding aminotransferase class I/II-fold pyridoxal phosphate-dependent enzyme, producing the protein MLKKIVSEVEYEIEPIYRQIEKTSMHNHARVLKAFQLARVSDFHLKGGTGYGYGDAGRDVLEKIYAHVFGAEAALVRGQIVSGTHAIALCLFGVLQPGDHLLAVQGAPYDTLEQVIGIRESTPGSLRSYGITYNQIELLPDGSLDWQGIGKALSKKTKMVMIQRSRGYAWRPSLSIAEIEKLVQFIKSIQPQTVVFVDNCYGELVETKEPCHVGADLIAGSLIKNPGGGLAPTGGYVVGRKDLVQLAANRWTAPGIGDEVGPTLGYHRLLMQGIFIAPHTVAEALKGAVFTARLFERLGYRVSPVYDEHRTDIIQAIALGDGDKLVEFCRGLQSASPVDSYVQPEPDGMPGYDDAVVMAAGTFVQGASIELSADGPLREPYAVYVQGGLSKEYIKLGILSAAEAVLNS; encoded by the coding sequence ATGTTAAAAAAAATAGTTTCGGAAGTGGAATATGAAATCGAACCCATTTACCGTCAAATTGAAAAAACATCTATGCACAATCATGCACGGGTGTTAAAAGCGTTTCAGCTGGCAAGGGTTAGTGATTTTCACTTAAAGGGAGGCACCGGTTATGGTTATGGTGATGCAGGTCGTGATGTACTAGAAAAAATATATGCACATGTTTTTGGTGCTGAAGCGGCTTTGGTTAGGGGACAAATTGTTTCCGGTACCCATGCCATCGCTTTATGTTTGTTTGGGGTGCTACAACCCGGAGACCACTTGCTGGCAGTGCAAGGTGCGCCTTATGATACCCTTGAGCAGGTTATTGGTATTCGAGAAAGCACCCCCGGATCTTTAAGAAGCTATGGCATCACTTATAACCAGATAGAATTGCTACCTGACGGTAGTTTAGATTGGCAAGGTATAGGTAAAGCCTTGTCAAAAAAGACAAAAATGGTAATGATACAACGTTCCCGTGGGTATGCATGGCGTCCTTCATTAAGTATTGCGGAAATAGAAAAATTAGTTCAGTTTATTAAAAGCATACAACCACAAACAGTGGTGTTTGTGGATAACTGTTACGGTGAATTAGTAGAAACCAAAGAACCCTGTCATGTGGGGGCTGACTTGATAGCCGGTTCATTAATAAAAAATCCTGGCGGCGGCTTAGCGCCAACCGGTGGGTATGTGGTTGGACGCAAAGATTTAGTACAACTGGCTGCCAATCGTTGGACCGCCCCGGGTATTGGAGATGAAGTGGGCCCCACATTAGGTTATCATCGCCTACTGATGCAGGGTATTTTTATTGCCCCCCATACAGTGGCAGAGGCTTTGAAGGGTGCTGTTTTTACGGCGAGATTATTTGAACGGTTGGGTTATAGGGTTTCGCCTGTCTATGATGAGCATAGAACTGATATCATCCAAGCCATAGCTTTAGGTGACGGAGATAAGTTGGTGGAGTTTTGTCGCGGGTTACAAAGTGCTTCTCCGGTGGATTCATATGTGCAACCTGAGCCAGACGGCATGCCCGGATATGATGATGCAGTTGTGATGGCAGCGGGCACCTTTGTACAGGGTGCATCTATAGAATTATCCGCCGACGGCCCCTTAAGAGAGCCCTACGCTGTATATGTTCAAGGAGGATTGTCAAAGGAATATATAAAGTTGGGCATTTTATCAGCTGCTGAGGCGGTATTAAATAGTTAA
- a CDS encoding acyclic terpene utilization AtuA family protein, translated as MDNYRVLSPTAILGYGFPKESFYEGLKRDPDIIAVDAGSTDPGPYYLGAGVSFTDGNAVKRDLEIIIGGALEHQIPVLIGTAGGCGANSHLQWNLNIIKHLAKEKNWNFKIAVISSELDKDYLLQQLEKGKIVPLHPAPELTPSDILTSTNIVAQMGVEPLIKALNDGAQVVLAGRCYDPAVFAADAIRKGYDPGLAIHMGKILECGAIAAEPGSGSDSALGTLVNDGFIVEPLNPKRRCTVTSVAAHTLYEKTNPLELPGPGGVLSLAETQFHKHSDTAVKVSGSKFIPTDKYYVKLEGAKKVGYRTISIAGCRDPIMISQIDNIINEVRKTVADNFSSQGYEYNLQFHVYGKNGVMGPLEPTPECGHELGIIIDAVAQNQDIANTICSFARSTMLHFGYPGRIATAGNLAFPYSPSDFKAGEVYEFSLYHLLEVEDQLKLFPVKILEV; from the coding sequence ATGGATAACTACCGAGTGCTTTCACCCACAGCTATACTGGGCTATGGTTTTCCCAAAGAATCCTTTTACGAAGGTTTAAAACGGGATCCTGATATAATTGCTGTTGATGCAGGTTCTACAGACCCTGGCCCCTATTACTTGGGTGCTGGGGTATCTTTCACTGATGGAAACGCAGTAAAGAGGGATTTGGAGATAATTATTGGCGGTGCCTTAGAACACCAAATTCCGGTATTAATAGGTACTGCCGGCGGTTGCGGTGCAAACAGTCATTTACAATGGAATTTGAATATAATTAAGCACTTAGCAAAAGAAAAGAACTGGAATTTTAAAATTGCCGTGATTTCTTCGGAGCTGGATAAAGATTATTTACTACAGCAATTGGAAAAAGGCAAAATAGTACCATTGCATCCTGCACCTGAACTCACACCCTCCGATATCTTGACATCCACTAATATTGTGGCACAAATGGGGGTAGAGCCGCTAATTAAAGCATTGAATGACGGAGCACAAGTGGTACTGGCAGGACGTTGTTATGATCCTGCTGTTTTTGCGGCTGATGCTATTAGGAAAGGGTATGACCCCGGTCTGGCTATACATATGGGAAAAATTCTGGAGTGTGGGGCCATTGCCGCAGAACCGGGCAGTGGTAGTGATTCTGCCTTGGGCACCTTGGTGAACGACGGGTTTATTGTGGAACCTTTAAACCCAAAACGCCGATGTACCGTTACTTCGGTGGCGGCCCATACATTATACGAAAAAACTAATCCACTGGAGTTACCTGGCCCAGGTGGGGTATTGAGCTTGGCAGAAACACAGTTCCATAAACACAGTGATACGGCGGTAAAAGTATCAGGCAGTAAATTTATCCCCACCGATAAATACTATGTAAAACTTGAGGGCGCAAAAAAAGTAGGTTACCGCACAATATCTATTGCCGGTTGCAGAGATCCGATTATGATCAGTCAAATTGATAATATTATAAATGAAGTGCGCAAGACGGTTGCAGATAATTTCAGTAGCCAAGGCTATGAATATAACTTGCAATTTCATGTCTATGGAAAAAACGGTGTAATGGGGCCTCTGGAACCTACACCGGAATGTGGTCATGAATTAGGCATAATAATAGATGCAGTTGCACAAAACCAGGATATTGCCAATACCATTTGTAGTTTTGCCCGTAGTACAATGCTACACTTTGGTTATCCCGGCAGAATTGCCACTGCAGGCAACCTTGCTTTTCCCTATTCCCCATCAGATTTTAAAGCAGGTGAGGTATATGAGTTTAGTTTATATCACCTGTTGGAAGTTGAAGACCAATTAAAACTGTTCCCTGTTAAAATATTGGAGGTATAA
- a CDS encoding DUF4387 domain-containing protein encodes MKEVPITELAKVIRSKNSGPYELTLDIIFKDQEGYRLAMQSNIINEDTIANLYKINKEQIINIVPFPQALAIKATIVRTRSSGALGETDVYGAQQHAPLLKLKVPYYEK; translated from the coding sequence ATGAAAGAGGTACCAATCACTGAATTGGCAAAGGTGATACGCAGTAAAAATTCAGGGCCTTACGAGTTAACACTTGATATTATCTTTAAAGATCAAGAGGGCTACCGGCTGGCAATGCAATCTAACATAATTAATGAAGACACAATAGCCAATCTTTATAAAATAAATAAGGAACAAATAATAAATATAGTACCGTTTCCCCAGGCCTTAGCTATAAAGGCTACCATAGTAAGAACTCGTTCTTCCGGGGCCCTGGGCGAGACCGATGTATATGGTGCGCAGCAGCATGCTCCTCTTTTAAAGTTAAAAGTTCCATATTATGAGAAATAA
- a CDS encoding MerR family transcriptional regulator produces the protein MVLVNDDQPLYNIGVIAELLKVHPETLRIWEKHNLIEPARRNKQRLYTNNDVKRLQFIHHLINEKGLNIAGVQQMLALYPCWTVKNCPGGKKEMEAEVNHNKPCWKEKDTYCFVVQDKSDYCSSCNLCKNGDARNA, from the coding sequence ATGGTATTAGTAAATGACGATCAACCGCTATATAATATTGGCGTAATAGCGGAATTGTTAAAAGTTCATCCCGAGACTCTACGCATTTGGGAAAAACACAACTTAATTGAACCCGCCCGTAGAAACAAACAAAGACTGTACACAAATAACGATGTCAAAAGACTACAATTCATTCATCATCTAATTAATGAAAAAGGCTTAAACATTGCTGGTGTGCAGCAAATGTTAGCATTATATCCTTGTTGGACGGTTAAGAACTGTCCTGGAGGAAAAAAAGAAATGGAAGCTGAAGTTAACCATAACAAGCCCTGTTGGAAAGAAAAAGATACATATTGTTTTGTTGTCCAAGATAAATCAGACTATTGTAGTTCTTGTAATTTATGCAAAAACGGTGATGCAAGAAACGCTTAG
- the lexA gene encoding transcriptional repressor LexA, with product MKGCLDLGETLNDRELAILEIIKKNIRTKGYPPSVREIGQAVGFSSSSTVHGYLKRLEKKGYLRRDPTKPRAIELLDEEKTEREDLVEVPILGQVAAGLPLLADESYDEKITLPRSFAGYGELFMLRVKGDSMVEAGILEGDLVLVRRQATALNGEIVVALLDDEATVKRFYKENNYIRLQPENKNMAPILERNVTILGVVIGLLRKI from the coding sequence GTGAAAGGATGTTTGGACTTGGGTGAAACCTTAAATGATCGTGAACTGGCTATACTTGAAATAATAAAAAAGAACATTCGTACCAAGGGATACCCTCCTTCTGTAAGAGAAATAGGGCAAGCTGTTGGCTTTAGTTCCAGTTCAACGGTGCACGGTTATCTAAAAAGGCTTGAAAAAAAGGGTTATTTACGTAGGGATCCTACTAAACCAAGGGCTATTGAGTTATTAGATGAAGAAAAAACGGAAAGAGAAGACTTGGTAGAGGTGCCAATACTGGGTCAAGTGGCAGCGGGTCTTCCATTACTTGCCGATGAAAGCTATGATGAAAAAATTACTTTGCCAAGAAGTTTTGCCGGTTACGGTGAGTTATTTATGCTCCGGGTAAAGGGAGACAGTATGGTTGAGGCAGGAATTTTAGAAGGTGATTTAGTATTGGTGAGACGTCAAGCAACTGCCCTTAATGGTGAAATAGTAGTGGCACTTTTGGATGACGAGGCTACGGTGAAGAGGTTTTATAAAGAAAATAACTATATACGACTACAACCTGAAAACAAAAATATGGCACCTATATTAGAAAGAAATGTAACAATATTAGGCGTGGTAATTGGTTTATTGCGTAAAATATAA
- a CDS encoding fumarate hydratase yields MKTITCQEIIDAVAKLCIEACHHLGDDVLKAFEDAAAKETAQGGKEILKLLTENARIAKEDNIPICQDTGFAVVFLEIGQQVKIEGGDINQAINEGVRLGYKKGYLRKSIVGHPLNRVNTGDNTPCVIHTTMVPGENIKITVAPKGGGSENMSALKMLKPAEGVEGVKEFIINTVKNAGPNPCPPLIVGVGIGGTMEKAAIMAKEALLRDIGSVNPQRDLAQLEDELLEEINKLGIGPQGLGGRTTALAVHIKTFGTHIASLPVAVNLNCHASRHKSVLL; encoded by the coding sequence ATTAAAACCATTACTTGTCAGGAAATTATAGATGCTGTAGCTAAGTTATGCATAGAAGCCTGTCATCACTTGGGCGATGATGTGTTAAAGGCTTTTGAAGATGCTGCTGCTAAAGAAACAGCACAAGGTGGTAAGGAAATATTAAAGTTATTAACAGAGAATGCCAGAATTGCAAAAGAAGATAATATTCCCATATGTCAGGATACCGGCTTTGCTGTAGTATTTCTAGAAATTGGTCAGCAAGTAAAGATTGAAGGTGGCGATATTAACCAAGCCATAAATGAAGGTGTTCGCCTTGGATACAAAAAGGGCTATCTTCGCAAATCTATTGTCGGTCACCCCTTAAATCGTGTGAATACCGGTGACAATACACCTTGTGTTATACATACCACCATGGTACCAGGGGAAAACATTAAAATTACCGTTGCGCCCAAAGGCGGAGGTAGTGAAAATATGAGTGCATTAAAGATGTTAAAGCCTGCAGAAGGCGTAGAAGGGGTAAAAGAATTTATTATTAATACCGTTAAAAATGCTGGACCTAACCCCTGCCCACCTCTAATAGTAGGCGTTGGCATTGGGGGTACAATGGAGAAGGCTGCAATTATGGCTAAAGAAGCACTGCTAAGGGACATTGGCAGTGTTAACCCTCAAAGAGATTTAGCACAATTAGAAGATGAGCTATTAGAAGAAATTAATAAATTAGGAATAGGCCCCCAGGGTTTAGGTGGTCGAACAACTGCCTTAGCAGTTCATATTAAAACTTTTGGGACCCATATAGCCAGTCTACCGGTGGCAGTTAATTTAAACTGTCATGCATCTAGACATAAGTCGGTCTTATTATAA
- a CDS encoding Fe-S-containing hydro-lyase: MTIIKISPPLTEDMVLNLRIGQQVLISGKIYTGRDAAHKRLVELIEKGEPLPVDFTGQIIYYVGPSPAKPGQVIGAAGPTTAGRMDTYTPKILEQGLKGMIGKGKRSQEVIESMKINKAVYFAAIGGAAALISKCIKKAEVVAYPELGPEAIYQLEVEDFPAIVVNDAYGGDLYTEGTKQYALD, encoded by the coding sequence TTGACCATAATTAAAATAAGTCCTCCACTGACCGAAGATATGGTACTTAACTTGCGGATTGGTCAGCAAGTGTTAATAAGCGGTAAAATATATACCGGCAGGGATGCTGCTCACAAACGCTTAGTAGAATTAATTGAAAAAGGCGAACCTCTACCTGTTGATTTTACCGGTCAAATTATATATTATGTAGGGCCGTCGCCGGCAAAACCGGGTCAGGTGATAGGGGCGGCAGGGCCCACCACAGCCGGGCGCATGGATACCTATACGCCTAAAATATTAGAACAGGGATTAAAAGGCATGATTGGTAAAGGTAAGCGCTCCCAAGAAGTTATAGAATCAATGAAAATTAATAAAGCGGTTTATTTTGCCGCCATAGGTGGAGCAGCAGCTTTAATTAGCAAGTGTATTAAAAAGGCGGAAGTGGTTGCCTACCCTGAACTGGGTCCGGAAGCTATTTATCAACTGGAAGTGGAAGACTTTCCGGCTATAGTAGTTAATGATGCTTATGGAGGTGACTTATATACCGAAGGCACTAAACAATATGCACTGGATTAA
- the mdh gene encoding malate dehydrogenase produces MKRKKITIVGAGNVGATCAHWAASKELGDIVLIDVAEGIPQGKALDLMEAAPIEGFDCHIIGTNDYTDTANSDLVIITAGIARKPGMSRDDLLNTNAKIAEQVAKNIAQYSPNAFVICVSNPVDVITYITYKATGFDSSRVLGMAGVLDSARYRTFVALELDISFNDVSAFVLGGHGDDMVPLVRYTYAGGIPIEKLISQDRIDAIVERTRKGGAEIVGHLKTGSAYYAPAASVIEMAEAILKDKKRILPVSAYLEGQYGESDIFAGVPAIIGGKGVEKIIEVDLTDQEKAALKKSFQAVRNVLSTVKL; encoded by the coding sequence ATGAAGAGAAAAAAAATTACTATTGTAGGAGCAGGAAACGTAGGAGCAACTTGTGCCCATTGGGCAGCATCAAAAGAACTGGGCGACATTGTACTTATTGATGTTGCTGAAGGCATACCCCAGGGTAAAGCTTTGGACTTGATGGAAGCAGCACCCATCGAAGGTTTTGATTGCCACATCATTGGTACGAATGACTATACAGACACCGCCAACTCTGATCTAGTAATTATAACAGCGGGCATAGCTCGTAAACCAGGTATGAGCAGAGACGATTTATTAAATACCAATGCAAAAATAGCAGAGCAAGTTGCTAAAAATATTGCACAATACTCACCAAATGCATTTGTTATTTGTGTCTCTAATCCTGTGGATGTTATTACTTACATAACTTACAAAGCAACAGGATTTGACTCCAGTAGGGTTTTAGGTATGGCAGGGGTACTTGACTCTGCACGCTATCGCACCTTTGTGGCTTTAGAATTGGACATATCTTTTAACGATGTAAGCGCTTTTGTCCTGGGCGGTCATGGAGACGATATGGTGCCCCTAGTGCGTTACACCTATGCCGGTGGAATCCCTATTGAGAAACTAATTTCCCAAGACCGCATTGATGCTATTGTGGAACGCACCCGTAAAGGTGGTGCCGAAATAGTAGGCCATTTAAAAACCGGCAGCGCCTATTATGCGCCGGCAGCATCTGTTATAGAAATGGCCGAAGCAATACTGAAAGATAAGAAAAGAATTTTACCGGTTTCAGCATATTTAGAAGGCCAGTACGGCGAAAGTGATATTTTTGCAGGAGTACCTGCTATTATTGGTGGAAAAGGTGTTGAAAAAATAATAGAGGTTGATCTTACAGACCAAGAAAAAGCTGCTCTAAAAAAGTCGTTCCAGGCCGTAAGAAATGTTTTATCCACTGTTAAACTATAA
- a CDS encoding metal ABC transporter ATP-binding protein, whose product MEKGNCIIEIKDMYFNYSCHPVLENINLSVKQGDSIGITGPNGAGKSTLLKLILGSLKPSAGFVKIFGVDACKYKSKHQVGYVPQKATSFNQGFPTTVLETVVSGRAGKRGLFKFLNGADYEYAEKTMKQLGIYHLRHRMLSEISGGQQQLVFIARALVSHPRLLVLDEPTVGIDKQFQDKIVNLLKELNNSQGITLLIVSHEPNIISPVINRQVCLDKKICHCSCHSSTFGSIDCKRKITIRQAIDVG is encoded by the coding sequence ATGGAAAAAGGTAATTGTATCATTGAAATTAAAGATATGTATTTTAACTACTCTTGTCACCCAGTGCTGGAAAATATTAATTTATCAGTTAAACAAGGTGACTCTATAGGGATTACTGGGCCTAACGGGGCAGGTAAAAGCACATTATTAAAACTAATATTAGGCTCACTGAAACCTTCTGCAGGCTTTGTTAAAATTTTTGGTGTTGATGCTTGTAAATATAAATCTAAACACCAAGTAGGTTATGTACCACAAAAGGCCACTTCTTTTAACCAGGGTTTTCCAACAACGGTATTGGAAACTGTTGTTTCTGGCAGAGCTGGCAAGCGTGGTCTCTTTAAATTCCTTAACGGTGCAGATTATGAATATGCTGAAAAAACAATGAAGCAATTAGGAATTTACCACTTACGACATCGTATGCTTTCTGAAATTTCAGGAGGGCAACAACAGCTAGTATTTATAGCTCGGGCATTGGTCTCTCATCCTCGACTTTTAGTTTTGGATGAACCCACCGTTGGGATAGACAAACAATTTCAGGATAAAATTGTAAACTTGTTAAAAGAGTTAAATAATTCTCAAGGGATAACCTTATTAATTGTATCCCATGAACCAAATATAATATCACCGGTGATCAATCGACAGGTTTGTCTAGACAAAAAGATATGCCACTGCAGTTGTCATTCATCCACCTTTGGGAGTATAGACTGTAAAAGAAAAATAACTATACGTCAAGCAATTGATGTAGGTTAA